From a single Aestuariibius sp. HNIBRBA575 genomic region:
- a CDS encoding FAD-dependent monooxygenase produces MAAQSANRGRKIAIIGGGIGGLTAALAFVRTGADVTVYEQAPAITEVGAGLQITPNGARVLDALGLAEVSDRMGIPARAVEPMDALSGRMVTRFDLSNLDGPPYRFFHRADLIDLLAEACFSEGVAIKTGYRIENVSKSGAFDVNGETQNPDLTVGADGLHSQMRSLLNGADDPFFTGQVAWRAIIDAPDHPPIARLWMAPRRHVVTYPLRGGRLNIVAVQERREWAADGWNHPADPSTLRNAFAGFSPRVLGLLNRVETVHEWGLFRHPVAPTWFGTRTAILGDAAHPTLPFMAQGANLAIEDAFVLAACCNRGPLDKSLPQYQQLRHARVERAIEAANKNAVNYHLTGARRRASFAVLKGIGAVAPKAWLNRLGWLYNHDVTTL; encoded by the coding sequence ATGGCGGCACAAAGCGCCAATCGCGGTCGCAAGATCGCAATTATCGGAGGCGGTATTGGTGGCCTGACGGCCGCCCTTGCCTTTGTCCGAACTGGCGCTGACGTCACCGTCTATGAACAAGCGCCCGCCATCACAGAAGTGGGGGCGGGATTGCAAATCACCCCAAACGGCGCGCGGGTTTTGGACGCGCTGGGTCTGGCAGAAGTGTCAGACCGTATGGGGATTCCTGCGCGAGCTGTGGAACCGATGGATGCATTGTCGGGGCGCATGGTGACGCGGTTTGATCTGTCCAATTTGGACGGTCCCCCTTATCGGTTTTTCCACCGCGCTGATCTGATTGATCTGCTGGCAGAGGCCTGTTTCAGCGAAGGTGTGGCGATCAAAACCGGTTATCGCATTGAAAACGTGTCAAAAAGCGGCGCGTTTGACGTGAACGGTGAAACACAAAACCCTGATCTAACCGTCGGCGCAGATGGGCTGCATTCGCAAATGCGATCCCTGTTGAATGGTGCCGATGATCCGTTTTTCACCGGCCAAGTCGCGTGGCGTGCGATCATAGATGCCCCAGATCATCCCCCCATTGCCCGACTTTGGATGGCACCGAGGCGCCATGTGGTGACCTATCCGCTGCGAGGCGGGCGTTTAAATATTGTCGCCGTTCAGGAACGTCGTGAATGGGCCGCGGATGGGTGGAACCATCCCGCTGATCCATCCACACTTCGCAACGCCTTTGCCGGGTTTAGCCCGCGGGTTTTGGGCCTGTTGAACCGGGTGGAAACCGTTCATGAATGGGGGCTGTTCCGTCATCCGGTTGCGCCGACCTGGTTTGGCACGCGCACCGCTATTCTGGGTGATGCGGCCCATCCCACATTGCCGTTTATGGCGCAGGGCGCGAACCTCGCCATCGAAGATGCCTTTGTTTTGGCGGCGTGTTGCAACCGTGGCCCGCTGGACAAAAGCTTGCCGCAATATCAGCAATTGCGCCATGCGCGGGTGGAACGCGCGATTGAGGCCGCCAACAAAAACGCGGTGAATTACCACCTGACCGGGGCGCGGCGCAGGGCTTCGTTTGCTGTTCTCAAAGGGATCGGCGCCGTCGCCCCCAAAGCCTGGCTTAATCGGCTTGGCTGGCTATATAACCACGACGTTACGACGCTTTAA
- the dksA gene encoding RNA polymerase-binding protein DksA, translating to MKAEVFLPDDYRPAEDEPFMNDRQTEYFRRKLLSWKAEISVDSRDTITGMKDQTRNIPDVADRASEETDRALELRTRDRQRKLVSKIDAALRRIDEGEYGYCEMTGEPISLKRLDARPIATMSLEAQERHERREKVHRDD from the coding sequence ATGAAAGCTGAGGTTTTCCTCCCGGACGATTATCGTCCTGCCGAAGACGAACCGTTTATGAACGATCGTCAGACGGAGTATTTCCGCCGCAAGCTACTTTCGTGGAAAGCGGAAATTTCAGTAGATAGCCGTGATACGATCACGGGTATGAAAGATCAGACACGCAATATTCCGGACGTTGCCGACCGGGCCAGCGAAGAAACCGATCGGGCGCTTGAATTGCGCACACGTGATCGGCAACGAAAACTGGTGTCAAAAATCGATGCGGCCCTGCGCCGGATCGACGAAGGCGAATACGGCTATTGCGAAATGACCGGCGAGCCGATTTCGCTCAAACGTCTGGATGCACGTCCGATTGCAACCATGAGCCTGGAAGCTCAGGAACGCCATGAACGACGTGAAAAGGTGCATCGGGACGATTGA
- a CDS encoding N-acetyltransferase family protein: MPVEIRPLSVLDKAQWQDLWTAYLGFYGTNVSAEIYETTFDRLLGDDPRDFSCLVAVANDQLVGLTHYLFHRHAWKTEDVCYLQDLYATPETRGTGVGRALIEAVYAAADQHGTSSVYWLTQSDNTNARQLYDRIGELTPFLKYQRAAT; this comes from the coding sequence ATGCCGGTTGAAATTCGCCCATTAAGCGTCCTCGATAAGGCGCAGTGGCAGGATTTGTGGACGGCCTATTTGGGTTTCTACGGCACCAATGTGTCCGCAGAAATCTATGAAACGACTTTTGATCGCCTATTGGGCGATGACCCGCGGGATTTTTCCTGTCTGGTGGCAGTGGCGAATGACCAATTGGTTGGTCTGACGCATTACCTGTTTCATCGACATGCATGGAAAACCGAAGATGTCTGTTATTTGCAGGATCTATATGCAACGCCTGAAACGCGTGGCACCGGGGTTGGACGTGCATTGATCGAAGCGGTGTACGCCGCCGCAGATCAACACGGAACGTCGTCCGTCTATTGGTTAACACAGTCTGATAATACAAACGCCCGGCAGCTCTATGACCGGATTGGCGAACTTACGCCGTTCCTTAAATATCAGAGGGCTGCTACATGA
- a CDS encoding AAA family ATPase has product MQFSGTQSYVATDDLKIAVNAAVTLERPLLVKGEPGTGKTELARQVAQALELPMYEWNIKSTTRAQQGLYEYDAVSRLRDSQLGEERVHDVANYIKKGKLWQAFEAEQKVVLLIDEIDKADIEFPNDLLQELDKMEFHVYETGETVRAKVRPIVIITSNNEKELPDAFLRRCFFHYIQFPNADTMRQIVEMHHPGIKSDLLTTALTQFYELRETPGLKKKPSTSEVLDWLKLLLAEDLDTADLKRDGANALPKLHGALLKNEQDVHLFERLAFMARGGR; this is encoded by the coding sequence ATGCAGTTTTCCGGCACTCAGAGTTACGTTGCGACAGATGATCTAAAAATCGCGGTGAATGCCGCTGTGACATTGGAACGTCCCCTATTGGTCAAAGGGGAGCCGGGCACAGGCAAAACCGAACTGGCCCGTCAGGTGGCACAGGCGCTGGAATTGCCGATGTATGAATGGAACATCAAATCCACCACCCGCGCCCAGCAAGGTCTATATGAATATGACGCCGTCAGCCGGTTGCGCGACAGCCAATTGGGCGAAGAGCGTGTGCATGACGTGGCCAATTACATCAAAAAAGGCAAGCTTTGGCAGGCTTTTGAGGCCGAGCAGAAAGTGGTTTTGTTGATTGATGAGATCGACAAAGCTGACATCGAATTCCCCAACGATCTGCTGCAAGAGTTGGATAAAATGGAATTCCACGTGTATGAGACCGGTGAAACGGTGCGCGCCAAAGTGCGGCCCATTGTGATCATCACATCCAATAATGAAAAAGAATTGCCCGATGCGTTTTTGCGGCGTTGTTTTTTCCATTACATTCAGTTTCCAAATGCTGACACGATGCGTCAAATCGTCGAAATGCATCATCCGGGGATTAAATCGGACCTGCTGACCACCGCATTAACCCAGTTTTACGAATTGCGCGAAACACCGGGGCTAAAGAAAAAACCATCCACATCCGAGGTGCTGGATTGGTTGAAATTGCTATTGGCAGAAGATTTAGATACTGCGGATTTAAAACGCGATGGGGCCAATGCATTGCCCAAATTACACGGCGCGTTGCTGAAAAATGAACAGGACGTGCATCTGTTTGAACGACTGGCCTTTATGGCGCGTGGCGGGCGTTAA
- a CDS encoding MATE family efflux transporter — MTNAYLTAPLGRTFLKTAAPIVLIMLVNGLFNVVDAYFLGQFTGPDAVVAVTLVFPLFMMIIALSTLVSGGFSSVFARAHGAGQDTADILTSACRTALGVCLVLIAGFVIWGRGLTYWIANEAQILADMGHLYLSVLIWGAPLGFALGLGIDTLRATGRLRLMTFVTLSSALLNILFDWVLIVGLDWGVFGSAMGTLLAQACAFCLILFTWSMPVPRLFSRLTTSHSQQIIALGLPQSLGYVGLSLGSAVTLYALQIWQTADYETYSGAFGLLTRLMTFVFLPLLGLSMAFQTLISNNYGAGLTLRVQSCLRIGIIAAFVYMGTMQVLFLAFAPVLGAVFVSDQAMIDTLAHIIWINSWSMVLFGPLLMIGTYYMAIGDAARAGLLMLSRTYLFSIPLTLALPFVFGGDGIWLAGVLAELLVAIVTIVVLIQTKPIGWERANIPT; from the coding sequence ATGACAAATGCTTATCTGACGGCGCCATTGGGGCGCACATTTCTAAAAACCGCCGCGCCCATTGTGTTGATCATGCTGGTCAATGGGCTGTTTAACGTCGTGGACGCGTATTTTCTGGGACAATTTACTGGACCGGATGCAGTGGTTGCCGTGACCTTGGTGTTTCCTTTGTTCATGATGATCATCGCCTTATCAACCTTGGTGTCAGGCGGATTTTCATCGGTTTTTGCCCGTGCGCATGGGGCTGGTCAGGACACCGCTGACATTTTGACATCCGCGTGCAGGACGGCATTGGGCGTTTGTCTGGTGCTGATCGCTGGGTTCGTGATTTGGGGGCGTGGTCTGACTTATTGGATCGCAAACGAAGCCCAGATTTTAGCGGATATGGGGCATCTATATTTGTCTGTGCTGATTTGGGGGGCGCCGTTGGGCTTTGCGCTTGGACTTGGCATTGACACGTTGCGCGCAACGGGGCGGCTGCGGTTGATGACCTTTGTGACGCTCAGTTCGGCATTGTTGAACATTCTGTTTGATTGGGTGCTGATCGTCGGGCTGGATTGGGGGGTGTTTGGATCGGCGATGGGCACATTGCTGGCGCAGGCCTGTGCGTTTTGCCTGATCCTGTTCACCTGGTCGATGCCCGTACCGCGCCTGTTTTCGCGTTTAACCACATCCCATAGCCAGCAAATCATTGCATTGGGGCTGCCTCAAAGTCTCGGATATGTGGGGCTTAGCCTTGGATCGGCCGTGACATTATATGCGCTGCAAATCTGGCAAACAGCTGATTACGAAACCTATAGCGGAGCCTTTGGGTTGCTGACCCGATTGATGACCTTTGTGTTTTTACCTTTGCTGGGCCTGTCGATGGCGTTTCAAACCCTGATCAGCAACAATTACGGCGCTGGATTAACCTTGCGTGTTCAATCATGCCTGCGGATCGGCATCATCGCAGCCTTTGTCTATATGGGCACGATGCAAGTGCTGTTTTTGGCCTTTGCCCCCGTATTGGGCGCTGTTTTTGTATCGGATCAGGCCATGATCGACACATTAGCGCATATCATCTGGATCAATTCGTGGTCGATGGTTCTGTTTGGACCCTTGTTGATGATCGGGACCTATTACATGGCGATCGGGGATGCGGCGCGCGCTGGATTGTTGATGTTGTCACGCACGTATCTGTTTTCGATCCCCTTAACATTGGCCCTGCCATTTGTGTTTGGGGGCGATGGGATCTGGTTGGCTGGGGTGCTGGCCGAGCTTCTTGTCGCGATTGTGACAATTGTTGTCTTGATCCAAACAAAACCCATTGGTTGGGAACGGGCAAATATTCCCACTTGA
- a CDS encoding DUF2927 domain-containing protein has protein sequence MRSLVAKRIAAIALSFLTSCAPVPQDPPPARALGLNTALPPMRTFAPQHVSGPSRANSEIMEDFLDLTFRMESGRLIPRMTRFEAPVSVRVVGEIPPHMIDDLRALLQRLRNEAGIDIFLTGADTASITIQAIPSETLQRAVPRAACFVVPRISSWDEFLTARRTPQVDWATLSRRDRAAIFVPSDVAPQEIRDCMHEELAQALGPLNDLYRLPDSVFNDDNIHAVLTPFDMTILRAYYAPELQNGMTQGEVAARLPALLARLNPAGQSRSGIPLNDTTRDWIESMETALSSGPSQMARRTAAERAVMLANNFNWDGTRRGFAHYAHGRLQVGTAPNRAYASFQAADAAYASSDNTRIHRAHVAVQLAAFALSEGDAAEVLRLVGYAIPQAAQHENAALLATLMMFQAEALEIEGRFSEAQAVRLDSLGWARYGFGDERNVRARQREIAALRPWLRG, from the coding sequence ATGAGATCACTTGTTGCCAAACGCATCGCTGCGATTGCGTTATCGTTCCTAACATCCTGTGCCCCGGTCCCTCAGGATCCGCCCCCCGCACGGGCACTGGGATTAAACACCGCCCTTCCACCGATGCGCACCTTTGCGCCGCAACATGTGTCAGGCCCATCCCGCGCCAATTCAGAAATCATGGAAGATTTCCTTGATCTGACCTTCCGTATGGAAAGTGGCCGGTTGATCCCCCGCATGACCCGGTTTGAAGCCCCTGTTTCTGTGCGGGTTGTCGGTGAAATCCCACCTCATATGATTGACGATCTGCGCGCTTTGCTTCAGCGGCTGCGCAATGAGGCCGGCATTGATATTTTCCTGACCGGTGCAGATACGGCCAGCATCACTATTCAGGCGATCCCGTCTGAAACGTTGCAACGGGCTGTGCCACGTGCCGCATGTTTTGTGGTGCCCCGCATTTCCAGCTGGGACGAATTCCTGACCGCACGCCGCACCCCGCAGGTAGACTGGGCCACCCTGTCACGTCGGGATCGCGCTGCGATTTTTGTACCATCTGATGTCGCCCCCCAAGAAATCCGTGACTGTATGCACGAAGAATTGGCACAGGCGCTTGGACCGCTAAATGATCTGTATCGTTTGCCGGATTCTGTGTTCAATGATGACAACATTCACGCCGTTCTAACCCCGTTTGATATGACCATTTTGCGGGCCTATTATGCGCCGGAATTGCAAAATGGCATGACCCAAGGCGAAGTTGCCGCGCGTTTGCCAGCCTTGTTGGCCCGCCTGAACCCCGCAGGTCAAAGCCGGTCCGGCATTCCGTTGAATGACACCACCCGCGACTGGATCGAAAGCATGGAAACCGCGCTGTCCAGTGGTCCATCGCAAATGGCCCGTCGCACAGCCGCGGAACGCGCTGTGATGTTGGCCAATAATTTCAACTGGGACGGCACGCGCCGAGGGTTTGCCCATTACGCCCATGGTCGCCTGCAGGTCGGCACCGCGCCAAACCGCGCCTATGCGTCATTCCAAGCCGCTGATGCCGCCTATGCCAGCAGCGACAACACCCGCATTCACCGTGCCCATGTGGCCGTGCAATTGGCCGCCTTTGCCCTATCCGAAGGCGACGCCGCAGAGGTGCTTCGGCTTGTTGGCTATGCCATTCCACAGGCAGCCCAGCACGAAAACGCGGCCCTTTTGGCGACCTTGATGATGTTTCAGGCCGAAGCACTTGAAATTGAGGGTCGTTTTTCAGAAGCCCAAGCCGTGCGTCTGGACAGTTTGGGCTGGGCGCGATACGGGTTTGGCGACGAACGTAATGTACGGGCCCGCCAGCGTGAAATCGCAGCTCTGAGGCCCTGGCTAAGAGGATAA
- a CDS encoding glyoxalase superfamily protein, giving the protein MSNSIPSIEDLKTQAARLRSTRIETGCPTTHSQSLELIAKSYGLRDWNTLRAKAAQTDHTPGYKPGQRLRGLYLGHAFEGTVLYADPLPGHKHRLTIKFDTAIDVVTSQHFSSFRRRITKVVSKQGRTLEKTSDGQPHLILTL; this is encoded by the coding sequence ATGTCTAATTCTATTCCCTCTATTGAGGATCTAAAAACCCAAGCTGCGCGACTTCGATCGACGCGGATTGAAACCGGTTGTCCAACCACCCATTCCCAATCGCTTGAATTGATTGCGAAATCCTATGGATTGCGGGATTGGAACACATTGCGTGCCAAGGCCGCGCAAACGGATCATACCCCCGGATACAAACCCGGCCAACGCCTGCGTGGTCTGTATTTGGGCCATGCTTTTGAAGGGACGGTTTTATATGCCGATCCCCTGCCCGGTCACAAACATCGCCTGACGATCAAATTTGATACGGCGATTGATGTGGTGACATCGCAGCATTTTTCCTCGTTTCGCCGCCGGATCACCAAAGTTGTGTCCAAGCAAGGCCGTACGTTGGAAAAAACCTCTGATGGGCAACCGCACCTGATCCTAACCCTTTAA
- a CDS encoding VWA domain-containing protein, whose amino-acid sequence MFFPFFESLRSGGVPVSLREYLTFLTGMRAGLVTYDIEAFYYLARTSMVKDERNLDKFDRAFSHSFQGLEQISAADVMNAVDLPEDWLRKMAEKHMTPEERAEIEALGGFDKLMETLKQRLEEQKGRHQGGNKWVGTAGTSPFGAYGYNPEGVRIGQAESRHQRAVKVWDKREFRNLDDSVELGTRNIKVALKRLRNWARDGAHDELDLDGTIQATAEHGYLDVKTRPERRNAVKVILFLDVGGSMDPHIKVVEELFSAARAEFKHLEYYYFHNCLYEGVWRDNARRWDAQTSTWDVLNTYGPDYKCIFVGDASMSPYEVAHPGGANEHWNEEAGQTWLERARDQWPQHMWINPLPERYWRYTQSIQMIQSIFGPDRMVPMTLDGIERGMKELGK is encoded by the coding sequence ATGTTTTTCCCGTTCTTCGAATCCCTTCGAAGTGGCGGCGTGCCGGTTTCTTTGCGCGAATATCTGACCTTTTTGACCGGCATGCGGGCCGGTCTGGTCACCTATGACATCGAAGCGTTCTACTATCTGGCCCGCACATCAATGGTCAAAGATGAACGCAATCTCGATAAATTCGACCGCGCTTTTTCCCATTCCTTTCAGGGGCTTGAACAGATCAGCGCCGCGGATGTGATGAATGCTGTCGATCTGCCAGAAGACTGGCTGCGTAAAATGGCCGAAAAACATATGACCCCCGAAGAACGCGCCGAAATCGAAGCGTTGGGCGGGTTTGACAAGCTGATGGAAACGCTCAAACAGCGGCTTGAGGAACAAAAAGGCCGCCATCAAGGGGGCAATAAATGGGTGGGCACAGCGGGCACGTCGCCCTTTGGTGCCTATGGCTATAACCCCGAAGGTGTGCGTATCGGCCAAGCCGAAAGCCGCCATCAACGTGCCGTGAAAGTCTGGGACAAACGCGAATTTCGCAATCTGGATGACAGTGTTGAACTGGGCACGCGCAACATCAAAGTTGCCTTGAAACGCCTGCGCAATTGGGCCCGTGACGGGGCCCATGACGAACTGGATCTGGACGGCACCATTCAGGCCACGGCCGAACATGGCTATCTGGACGTGAAAACCCGCCCCGAACGGCGCAATGCAGTCAAAGTGATCCTGTTTCTGGATGTGGGCGGGTCCATGGACCCCCATATCAAAGTGGTCGAAGAGCTGTTTTCTGCCGCCCGTGCAGAATTCAAACATCTGGAATATTATTATTTCCACAACTGCCTTTACGAAGGCGTGTGGCGCGACAATGCCCGCCGCTGGGACGCGCAGACCTCCACTTGGGATGTGCTGAACACCTATGGGCCGGATTACAAATGCATCTTTGTTGGGGACGCGTCCATGTCCCCCTACGAAGTGGCCCATCCCGGCGGCGCAAATGAACATTGGAACGAAGAGGCCGGCCAAACGTGGCTGGAACGGGCGCGGGATCAATGGCCCCAGCACATGTGGATCAACCCCCTGCCCGAAAGGTATTGGCGCTATACCCAATCGATCCAGATGATCCAGTCAATCTTTGGCCCCGATCGCATGGTGCCGATGACATTGGACGGGATTGAACGCGGCATGAAGGAATTGGGCAAATGA